From one Mangrovibacterium diazotrophicum genomic stretch:
- a CDS encoding MFS transporter — MKKSLLTLSFGTFGLGIAEFVMMGILPAVAHDFHISIPQAGHLISAYALGVCVGAPLTVFVARTLPLKRILMALVAIYAIGNLFTGLTPSYWSILLMRFVSGLPHGAFFGVGSIVAEKLADKGKSARAVALMVAGMTVANLAGVPLGTFLSNLWSWRIIFVANGIWGIINLLAIIRWLPELEPMPNCGLKGQFAFLRNLSPWLLIGSTALANGGIFCMYSYVTPLMTDMAGFSAADMSWIMVLCGLAMVIGNIIGGRLSDKYPMHNVLIGVQAIAASSLIMIFFFASSAAIALPMLIVSSASLFGLSSATQLLLLQNSRGGEMMGAAFVQVAFNMGNAIGAWNGGVAIDANKSVNYTALIGAAYLITACSLVLFYRHWQQLQLKQYSNAV, encoded by the coding sequence ATGAAGAAAAGTCTGTTAACCCTTTCGTTTGGGACATTTGGTTTGGGCATTGCCGAGTTTGTGATGATGGGGATTTTGCCCGCCGTAGCCCACGATTTCCATATCAGCATCCCGCAAGCCGGCCATTTGATTTCGGCCTATGCACTTGGAGTTTGTGTTGGTGCACCACTCACTGTTTTTGTTGCCCGTACCCTTCCACTAAAAAGAATATTGATGGCCCTGGTGGCCATTTACGCCATCGGAAACCTGTTCACCGGTTTAACCCCGAGCTACTGGTCCATCCTGTTGATGCGTTTTGTTTCCGGATTGCCGCATGGTGCTTTCTTCGGTGTCGGCTCCATTGTTGCCGAAAAGTTGGCGGATAAAGGGAAAAGCGCTCGTGCCGTAGCCCTGATGGTTGCCGGGATGACCGTTGCTAACCTGGCCGGGGTACCATTGGGGACCTTCCTGAGTAACCTCTGGTCGTGGCGAATCATTTTTGTCGCCAACGGTATTTGGGGAATTATCAACCTACTGGCGATCATTCGCTGGTTGCCCGAATTGGAGCCAATGCCCAACTGTGGTTTGAAAGGGCAATTTGCCTTCCTGCGAAACCTTTCGCCCTGGCTGCTGATTGGTTCTACGGCCCTGGCAAACGGCGGCATCTTCTGTATGTACAGCTATGTGACGCCACTCATGACCGATATGGCTGGTTTCAGCGCTGCCGACATGAGTTGGATTATGGTGCTCTGCGGACTGGCCATGGTGATTGGTAATATCATTGGCGGCCGCCTTTCCGACAAATACCCCATGCACAATGTGCTCATCGGCGTACAAGCCATAGCTGCTTCATCGTTAATCATGATTTTCTTTTTTGCCAGCTCCGCGGCCATTGCGCTTCCCATGCTGATTGTTTCCTCGGCATCGCTCTTTGGCTTGTCGTCGGCCACCCAGCTTTTATTGCTGCAAAACTCGCGTGGTGGCGAAATGATGGGCGCTGCATTTGTGCAGGTAGCTTTTAACATGGGTAATGCCATTGGAGCTTGGAACGGCGGAGTTGCGATTGACGCCAACAAAAGTGTGAATTATACGGCACTCATCGGTGCTGCGTACCTGATCACGGCCTGCTCGCTGGTTCTGTTCTACCGCCACTGGCAACAACTTCAACTGAAACAATACTCCAACGCAGTCTGA
- a CDS encoding DUF6702 family protein has translation MTKLKGFIFINLLVVVFSLLPRSVEAHPFHVSMCEVRYNEEANSLEIALKIFIDDLDLYFDKVGITNQYFGEPGELATADSVLTGYLDKVFSIRVDGKVEAKNYLGKEIDQGALWAYFEVKNVAPFKTFGCSNSLFFELFDDQQNIIQLTYQDETKSLLLQKRNPSDQLSF, from the coding sequence ATGACAAAATTGAAAGGTTTTATTTTTATTAATTTGTTAGTCGTGGTTTTTAGCCTGCTGCCACGCTCGGTCGAGGCCCATCCTTTTCACGTGAGTATGTGTGAAGTGAGGTATAATGAAGAGGCGAACAGCCTCGAAATTGCCCTCAAAATTTTCATTGACGACCTGGATCTGTATTTCGACAAAGTTGGTATCACCAACCAGTATTTTGGCGAACCGGGAGAATTAGCCACAGCCGACAGCGTGCTCACCGGCTACCTGGATAAAGTATTCTCGATACGGGTTGACGGGAAGGTAGAAGCAAAAAATTACCTCGGGAAAGAAATTGACCAAGGGGCACTATGGGCTTATTTTGAAGTGAAAAATGTGGCTCCTTTCAAAACCTTCGGCTGCTCGAACTCACTTTTTTTTGAACTGTTTGACGATCAGCAAAACATCATTCAATTAACCTACCAGGACGAAACCAAGAGCCTGCTGCTTCAAAAACGAAATCCTTCCGATCAACTCTCATTTTAA
- a CDS encoding M23 family metallopeptidase encodes MVKAKYKFNPETLSYVKVEHNFKARLSRLLILFSVSLVMSVIMVAVFLQFYETPKTKTLKRENQRLATQYDLMFKNLEDVEKVLTDLQERDDNLYRVIFEADPIPNSIRKAGFGGINKYAQLESLDNSELVIKTARKLDIVSKQAYVQSKSYDELVKLAMNKEKMLASIPAVMPVSNKDLKRTASGWGFRIDPVYKIRRFHYGMDFSAPIGTEVYSTGDGVIKEVKTSRSGFGRWIVVDHGFGYETLYGHLNEFNVKVGDKVKRGSVIGYVGNAGKSTGPHLHYEVHKNGKPINPQFYYFKDLTPEEYDRMIALSANTGQSMD; translated from the coding sequence ATGGTAAAAGCGAAGTATAAATTCAACCCGGAAACATTAAGTTACGTCAAGGTTGAACACAACTTTAAAGCCAGATTATCACGCCTGCTTATTCTTTTTTCCGTCAGCCTGGTGATGAGCGTCATCATGGTCGCGGTTTTTCTTCAGTTTTATGAAACTCCGAAAACCAAGACGCTGAAACGGGAAAACCAGCGATTGGCCACCCAATATGATTTGATGTTCAAAAACCTGGAAGATGTAGAAAAGGTATTGACCGATCTTCAGGAAAGAGATGATAATTTGTACCGTGTTATCTTTGAAGCCGACCCTATTCCAAACTCAATTCGGAAAGCCGGTTTTGGTGGTATTAATAAATATGCCCAGCTGGAAAGCCTGGATAACTCGGAGCTGGTGATCAAGACAGCACGCAAACTGGATATTGTTTCAAAACAAGCATACGTACAATCCAAGTCGTACGACGAGTTGGTGAAACTGGCGATGAATAAAGAAAAAATGCTTGCCAGCATTCCGGCCGTGATGCCTGTTTCGAATAAAGACCTGAAACGTACCGCTTCTGGTTGGGGTTTCCGCATCGACCCGGTTTATAAAATCCGTCGTTTCCACTATGGTATGGACTTTTCGGCGCCAATCGGAACTGAAGTTTACTCAACCGGCGATGGTGTTATTAAAGAAGTAAAAACCTCGCGCAGTGGTTTTGGTCGCTGGATTGTGGTTGATCATGGTTTTGGCTACGAAACCCTTTATGGTCACTTGAACGAATTCAACGTAAAAGTCGGCGATAAAGTAAAACGCGGCAGTGTAATCGGGTATGTTGGTAATGCCGGAAAATCAACCGGTCCTCACCTTCACTACGAAGTACACAAAAACGGAAAACCGATCAATCCGCAGTTCTACTACTTTAAAGATTTGACCCCGGAAGAATACGACCGCATGATCGCCTTATCGGCCAACACCGGTCAATCAATGGACTAA
- a CDS encoding MerR family transcriptional regulator yields MPYKKPQIEKIFYSISEVADMFNVNTSHIRYWEREFDVLKPHKNKKGNRLFTKDDIEQLKLIYHLVKEKGLTLKGAKQKLKDNKDETVDNHDMVDRLQTIRQMLVDIRNELDD; encoded by the coding sequence GTGCCTTACAAAAAGCCACAAATAGAAAAGATTTTTTATTCCATCAGCGAAGTAGCCGACATGTTCAATGTTAACACGTCGCATATTCGCTATTGGGAACGGGAATTTGATGTCCTGAAACCCCATAAAAACAAAAAGGGCAACCGGCTGTTTACCAAGGATGATATTGAGCAACTGAAGCTCATTTATCACTTGGTGAAAGAAAAAGGCTTGACACTGAAAGGCGCCAAGCAGAAGCTGAAAGACAACAAAGATGAAACGGTGGACAACCACGATATGGTTGATCGTTTGCAGACCATTCGCCAGATGCTCGTTGATATTCGAAACGAGCTGGACGATTAA
- the alaS gene encoding alanine--tRNA ligase translates to MNSKAIRKAFLDFFISKQHTIVDSAPMVVKNDPTLMFTNAGMNQFKDIFLGNQPATSVRIADTQKCLRVSGKHNDLEEVGHDTYHHTMFEMLGNWSFGDYFKTEAIDWAWEFLHTQMGIPADRMYATVFEGAKDDNLELDEEAKNLWLKHLPAERVLHGNKKDNFWEMGDTGPCGPCSEIHVDLRDDAERAKVSGAELVNKDNPLVIEIWNLVFIQFNRKADGRLEELPAKHVDTGMGFERLCMVLQGKKSNYDTDVFQTIIAEISALCGIKYGENDKSDIAMRVIADHLRAISFAIADGQLPSNNKAGYVIRRILRRAVRYGYTFLNFREAFIFKLVEVLKNNMGDAFPELKAQQVLIEKVVKEEEESFLRTLSTGIKLLDDIIEKAKAENKTVIEGKDAFTLYDTFGFPLDLTELIARENQMTVDGAGFDEEMEAQKTRSRSAAQQETDDWVELMRIESTQFLGYDKLEATVHIARYRKVTQKKKTYFQLVFDQTPFYGESGGQVGDQGYIEAGAVKIPVFDTQKENNLIVHLVEQLPNDPERAFTAVVNVERRKQIANNHTATHLLHAALREVLGTHVEQKGSLVNADHLRFDFSHFQKVTDEELAQVETIVNKKIRENATLDEKRAVPIDEAKEMGAMMLFGEKYGDQVRVIKFGESVELCGGTHVEATGNIGMLKIVSESAVAAGIRRIEAITAGRAEKYINDQLDLLNQIRETIKGSKDVLASVSGLIQQNSELSKQIEGFQRESLKVVKSNLKSKVLMERGVNIIAGKIEIDNAGLIKDLAFQLKAEIDNLFLVLGAEVDGKPLLTVMISDNVVAEKGLHAGNIIREAAKAMKGGGGGQPFYATAGGKDVAGLQAAIDKACSFLN, encoded by the coding sequence ATGAATTCCAAAGCGATAAGAAAAGCCTTCCTGGATTTTTTTATTTCTAAGCAACATACGATCGTTGATTCGGCCCCGATGGTCGTGAAGAACGACCCGACTTTGATGTTTACCAATGCGGGGATGAACCAGTTTAAAGACATTTTTTTGGGTAACCAACCAGCCACTTCAGTGCGCATTGCCGACACGCAAAAATGTTTGCGCGTAAGCGGTAAGCACAACGACCTGGAGGAAGTAGGTCACGACACCTATCACCACACCATGTTCGAGATGTTGGGTAACTGGTCTTTCGGTGACTATTTCAAAACTGAAGCGATTGACTGGGCTTGGGAGTTTCTGCACACACAAATGGGGATTCCGGCCGACCGGATGTACGCCACTGTGTTTGAAGGTGCCAAAGACGATAACCTGGAACTGGATGAAGAAGCCAAGAATCTGTGGTTGAAACATCTTCCCGCCGAGCGCGTTTTGCACGGTAATAAGAAAGACAACTTTTGGGAGATGGGGGATACCGGCCCTTGCGGTCCCTGCTCCGAGATTCACGTTGACCTGCGTGATGACGCTGAACGTGCAAAAGTTTCGGGAGCTGAGTTGGTGAACAAAGACAACCCATTGGTGATCGAGATTTGGAACCTGGTATTCATTCAGTTCAACCGCAAAGCTGACGGTCGTCTGGAAGAGCTTCCTGCCAAACACGTCGACACTGGTATGGGCTTCGAGCGTTTGTGCATGGTACTGCAAGGCAAAAAATCAAACTACGATACAGATGTTTTTCAAACCATTATTGCTGAGATTTCAGCTTTGTGTGGTATTAAATATGGCGAAAACGACAAGTCAGATATCGCTATGCGCGTAATTGCCGACCACTTGCGTGCAATTTCGTTTGCGATTGCCGATGGTCAGTTGCCGTCGAACAACAAGGCCGGTTATGTGATCCGTCGGATTTTGCGCCGTGCGGTTCGTTACGGATATACCTTCCTGAATTTCCGCGAAGCTTTCATCTTTAAACTGGTGGAAGTGCTAAAAAATAACATGGGCGATGCGTTCCCCGAATTGAAAGCGCAACAGGTACTGATTGAAAAAGTGGTGAAGGAAGAAGAAGAAAGCTTCCTGCGTACCCTGTCAACAGGTATCAAATTGCTTGATGATATTATTGAAAAAGCAAAAGCCGAAAATAAAACGGTAATCGAAGGGAAAGATGCTTTCACACTTTACGATACCTTTGGTTTCCCATTGGATTTGACGGAGTTGATCGCCCGCGAAAACCAGATGACTGTTGATGGTGCTGGTTTCGATGAAGAAATGGAAGCTCAGAAAACCCGTTCGCGTAGCGCTGCTCAGCAGGAAACTGACGACTGGGTAGAGCTGATGCGCATTGAATCGACTCAATTCCTGGGCTACGACAAACTGGAAGCGACCGTGCATATTGCGCGCTACCGCAAAGTGACTCAAAAGAAAAAGACCTATTTCCAACTGGTATTCGACCAAACGCCATTTTATGGTGAGTCGGGTGGACAGGTTGGTGACCAGGGATATATTGAAGCGGGCGCCGTTAAGATTCCGGTGTTCGACACACAAAAAGAAAATAACCTGATCGTTCACCTGGTCGAGCAATTGCCGAATGATCCGGAACGTGCTTTCACGGCTGTGGTGAATGTGGAACGACGCAAGCAGATTGCCAATAACCATACGGCGACTCACTTGTTGCATGCCGCCCTGCGCGAAGTGTTGGGCACCCATGTGGAACAAAAAGGTTCGTTGGTAAATGCCGATCATCTGCGTTTCGACTTCTCGCACTTCCAAAAAGTAACGGACGAGGAGTTGGCTCAGGTTGAAACAATCGTGAACAAGAAAATTCGCGAGAACGCGACGCTCGACGAGAAAAGAGCAGTGCCAATCGACGAAGCTAAAGAAATGGGCGCGATGATGCTTTTCGGTGAAAAGTACGGCGACCAGGTTCGTGTCATCAAGTTCGGCGAGTCTGTTGAGCTTTGTGGTGGAACCCATGTGGAAGCGACGGGTAATATCGGTATGCTGAAAATCGTTTCGGAAAGTGCTGTTGCTGCAGGTATTCGTCGTATCGAAGCCATTACTGCAGGCCGTGCCGAAAAGTATATCAACGATCAGCTGGATTTGTTGAACCAGATTCGTGAGACCATCAAAGGATCAAAAGATGTGTTGGCTAGCGTATCCGGCTTGATTCAGCAAAACAGCGAGCTGTCGAAGCAAATTGAAGGTTTCCAGCGCGAGAGCCTGAAGGTTGTGAAATCGAACCTGAAGAGCAAAGTGCTGATGGAACGCGGTGTCAATATTATTGCCGGCAAAATTGAAATCGATAATGCAGGCCTGATCAAAGATTTGGCTTTCCAGTTGAAAGCTGAAATCGACAACCTGTTCCTCGTACTTGGAGCAGAAGTTGACGGAAAGCCTTTGTTGACGGTGATGATCTCGGATAACGTTGTTGCTGAGAAAGGATTGCACGCCGGAAATATTATTCGCGAAGCCGCGAAAGCCATGAAAGGCGGCGGTGGTGGTCAGCCATTCTACGCAACGGCAGGTGGTAAAGATGTTGCTGGTTTGCAGGCAGCCATCGATAAAGCTTGTTCGTTCCTGAATTAA
- a CDS encoding M1 family metallopeptidase translates to MRKMSILVSLLAFCLAGSAQENTNKNKFRQLKQEFATPNVYRTASGAPGHEYWQQKADYKIQVSVDDEKQQIHGYETVTYHNQSPDPLDYLWVQLDQNVRAQDSNTPLVRSSRLDSKTDLWTLERISGTDFDGGFKIQEVTDAKGASLPYVINKTMMRIDLPTPLKPGSSVSFSVKWWYNVNERAKIGGRSGFEYFEKDDNYLYTIAQFYPRMAVYNEVEGWQNKQFLGDGEFTLPFGDFEVSITVPADHVVGATGVLQNKSAVLTSEQMNRLKKAETASEPVIVITQEEAEKAEKSRATKTKTWVYKADNVRDFAFVSSRKFIWDAMGVKFGDRTVLAMSYYPKEGNPLWEQYSTKAVAHTLRVYSKHTFDYPYPVAISVHTKNIGMEYPMICFNRGRPEEDGTYSESTKYGMISVIIHEVGHNFFPMIVNSDERQWTWMDEGLNSFLEYLAEKEWDVDFPTRSRGGDPYSIVDYMKMDKKFLTPIMTNSESLWNFGPNAYHKPTVALNILRETVMGRELFDYAFKEYAKRWMFKHPSPEDFFRTMEDASAVDLDWFWRGWFYTTDNVDIAIDKVSWYQASTTNPEVEKPLARERDGESHRSMTHIRNEDNRANTVVELDPATKDFYNSYDPYAVTAEDRAKYDEGLEGYNEEELAYLNNGHNFYQLDFKNIGGLVMPLILQFEFTDGSSQEIRIPAEIWRMDNSAVSKVFEFEKEVARITLDPYQETADVDMNNNYWPPCIQPTRFELFKEKDQDKKEPNPMQKAAKNNKQPKDDMARKAGE, encoded by the coding sequence ATGAGAAAAATGTCTATTCTGGTATCGCTGCTGGCTTTCTGTTTGGCCGGGAGTGCGCAGGAGAATACCAACAAAAACAAGTTTCGTCAGTTAAAGCAGGAATTTGCGACGCCCAATGTGTACCGCACCGCTTCGGGGGCTCCGGGGCACGAGTACTGGCAGCAAAAGGCGGATTACAAAATCCAGGTGAGTGTTGACGATGAAAAGCAACAGATTCACGGTTACGAAACAGTGACTTATCACAACCAGTCGCCGGATCCTTTGGATTACCTCTGGGTTCAATTGGATCAAAACGTCAGGGCGCAGGATTCGAATACGCCATTGGTTAGAAGTTCCAGGTTGGATTCGAAAACCGACCTGTGGACGCTGGAACGAATCAGCGGAACGGACTTCGACGGTGGGTTCAAGATCCAGGAAGTGACGGATGCGAAAGGAGCCAGTCTGCCATACGTGATCAACAAAACCATGATGCGTATTGATTTGCCGACACCCCTGAAGCCGGGAAGTTCGGTGAGTTTCTCTGTTAAATGGTGGTACAATGTAAATGAACGGGCCAAAATCGGTGGTCGTTCGGGCTTCGAGTATTTCGAGAAGGATGACAATTACTTATACACCATTGCGCAGTTTTATCCCCGTATGGCTGTTTACAACGAGGTGGAAGGATGGCAGAACAAACAGTTTTTGGGTGACGGTGAATTTACCCTGCCATTTGGCGATTTCGAAGTTAGTATCACGGTGCCTGCCGACCATGTTGTTGGTGCAACCGGGGTGTTGCAAAATAAGAGCGCAGTGCTGACCAGCGAGCAGATGAACCGCTTGAAGAAAGCTGAAACGGCCAGCGAACCGGTGATTGTTATCACGCAGGAGGAAGCTGAAAAGGCGGAAAAAAGCCGTGCGACGAAGACGAAAACCTGGGTGTACAAAGCCGATAATGTGCGGGATTTCGCTTTCGTGAGTTCCCGTAAATTTATTTGGGATGCCATGGGTGTCAAGTTTGGCGACCGCACGGTTTTGGCAATGTCCTATTATCCCAAAGAAGGAAATCCACTGTGGGAACAATACTCGACAAAAGCTGTGGCGCACACTTTACGCGTCTATTCCAAGCATACTTTTGACTATCCTTACCCGGTAGCAATTTCGGTGCACACGAAAAATATTGGCATGGAGTACCCGATGATTTGCTTTAACCGCGGGCGTCCGGAAGAGGATGGTACCTATTCGGAGAGCACTAAATATGGTATGATCAGCGTAATTATTCATGAAGTTGGGCACAACTTTTTCCCGATGATTGTTAACTCGGACGAACGTCAGTGGACCTGGATGGACGAAGGCCTGAACTCGTTCCTGGAATACCTGGCGGAAAAAGAGTGGGATGTTGATTTCCCAACACGTTCGCGTGGTGGCGATCCCTATTCTATCGTGGATTATATGAAGATGGACAAAAAGTTCCTGACGCCAATTATGACCAACTCGGAGTCGCTTTGGAACTTCGGCCCGAATGCCTACCACAAGCCGACAGTGGCGTTGAATATTCTTCGTGAAACCGTGATGGGGCGCGAGCTGTTCGATTATGCATTTAAAGAATATGCCAAACGCTGGATGTTCAAGCATCCGTCGCCTGAAGACTTTTTCCGCACGATGGAAGATGCATCGGCGGTTGATTTGGATTGGTTCTGGCGAGGATGGTTTTATACGACCGACAATGTTGACATCGCCATCGACAAGGTGAGCTGGTATCAGGCCAGTACAACAAATCCCGAGGTTGAGAAGCCGCTGGCTCGCGAACGCGACGGTGAGTCTCACCGTTCGATGACGCATATCCGGAATGAAGATAATCGGGCGAATACCGTGGTGGAACTAGATCCGGCAACCAAAGATTTTTATAACTCCTACGATCCGTATGCGGTGACTGCTGAAGACCGTGCTAAATACGACGAAGGACTTGAAGGGTATAATGAAGAGGAGTTGGCCTATCTGAACAATGGACACAACTTCTATCAGCTGGATTTCAAAAATATTGGTGGTTTGGTGATGCCATTGATTCTGCAATTCGAGTTTACGGATGGTTCCTCACAAGAAATCCGCATTCCGGCAGAGATCTGGCGGATGGACAACAGCGCCGTTTCGAAAGTCTTTGAATTTGAAAAGGAAGTGGCCCGAATCACGCTGGATCCCTATCAGGAAACTGCTGATGTGGACATGAATAACAATTACTGGCCACCGTGTATTCAACCTACCCGCTTCGAGCTGTTCAAGGAAAAAGACCAGGATAAAAAGGAACCGAACCCGATGCAGAAGGCTGCAAAAAATAATAAACAACCCAAAGATGATATGGCCCGCAAAGCGGGCGAATAA
- a CDS encoding S9 family peptidase yields the protein MAKKIPHKLSIHGHTRVDNYYWLNQRDSDAVKAHLEAENEYTRKMMAHTQGLQDKLFAEIKNRKSHDDQSVPYLSNGYYYYTRQLADYEYKVYCRKKDSANAVEEILLDGNELAKGHTFWKPGGQAVSPDNRFLAFGVDTLSRRNYTVHFKNLETGDILPEEIPMTSGHPVWANDSQTVFYVKRDDITLRNCAIYRHRLGTPVEQDVEVFFEADETFSVNFYKTKASDYLLIVSHSTMSTEFQFLDADHPDGKFTVIQKRERGLEYDVNYINGYFYIRTNLKAKNFRIMRTPLEQTGKEYWEEIVPGKKDVFIQSFDLFKDYLVLVERREGLIHIRVIPWQGEEYYIDFDEEVYSAGYSTHREHNTDTLRLIYTSMTTPYTTYHFNMKTREREFIKQQQVSSDFDPHNYETKREFATAKDGTRIPISLVYRKGLVKDGNNPTLILGYGSYGASVEPTFSVSRLSLLDRGFVFAIAHIRGGQFHGRMWYEEGKLLKKKNTFNDFISCSEHLVKNRYTNPEKLFAMGGSAGGLLMGVVANTRPDLYKGIIAAVPFVDVVSTMLDDSIPLTTSEFDEWGDPRDKQYYEYILSYSPYDQVKAQNYPAMLVTTGFHDSQVQYWEPVKWVAKLRAMKTDRNPLLLQIFMDSGHFGASGRYQYILEIVQEYAFIFDQLGLTE from the coding sequence ATGGCTAAAAAGATTCCACATAAACTAAGTATTCACGGGCACACGCGTGTCGATAATTACTATTGGCTGAACCAGCGGGATAGTGACGCTGTGAAAGCACATCTGGAAGCAGAAAACGAGTACACCCGCAAAATGATGGCCCACACACAGGGGCTGCAAGACAAACTTTTTGCGGAAATCAAGAACCGCAAGAGCCACGACGACCAATCGGTTCCGTACCTCTCGAACGGTTACTATTATTACACTCGCCAACTGGCCGATTACGAATACAAAGTTTATTGCCGTAAAAAGGACTCAGCTAATGCCGTGGAAGAGATCCTGCTAGACGGGAACGAATTGGCGAAAGGACACACTTTCTGGAAGCCGGGAGGCCAGGCGGTCAGTCCCGATAACAGGTTTCTGGCATTTGGTGTTGACACCCTGAGCCGCCGAAACTACACCGTCCATTTTAAAAACCTGGAAACAGGGGACATACTTCCCGAGGAAATACCGATGACTTCGGGGCATCCGGTTTGGGCGAACGACAGCCAGACTGTTTTTTATGTGAAACGCGACGATATTACCCTTCGGAACTGTGCCATTTACCGGCATCGACTGGGAACACCAGTTGAGCAAGACGTGGAAGTTTTTTTCGAGGCTGATGAAACGTTCAGTGTCAACTTTTACAAAACCAAAGCATCCGATTACCTGCTGATCGTTTCGCACAGCACCATGTCGACCGAATTTCAATTTCTGGACGCCGACCATCCGGATGGGAAATTCACCGTGATCCAAAAACGGGAAAGAGGACTGGAATACGATGTCAATTACATCAACGGCTATTTCTACATCCGCACCAATCTGAAGGCGAAGAATTTTCGGATCATGCGCACACCGCTGGAGCAAACCGGCAAGGAATATTGGGAGGAAATAGTACCCGGCAAAAAGGACGTTTTCATTCAATCTTTTGACCTGTTTAAAGATTACCTCGTTTTGGTGGAGCGGCGGGAAGGACTCATTCACATTCGCGTAATCCCCTGGCAGGGAGAGGAATATTACATCGACTTTGACGAGGAGGTTTATTCAGCGGGTTACAGTACGCACCGCGAACACAACACCGATACACTTCGGCTCATCTACACCTCGATGACCACCCCTTACACGACTTATCACTTCAACATGAAAACCCGCGAAAGGGAATTCATCAAACAACAGCAGGTATCCAGCGATTTCGATCCGCATAACTACGAAACGAAACGGGAGTTTGCCACGGCAAAAGACGGCACAAGGATTCCGATAAGCCTGGTCTACCGCAAGGGGCTCGTGAAAGACGGCAACAACCCGACCTTGATTTTGGGCTATGGATCGTACGGCGCTTCCGTTGAACCAACATTCAGCGTAAGTCGCCTGAGTTTGCTCGACCGCGGATTTGTATTTGCCATCGCCCATATTCGCGGGGGACAATTTCATGGCCGGATGTGGTACGAAGAAGGGAAACTACTCAAAAAGAAAAACACCTTCAACGACTTCATTTCCTGCAGCGAACACCTTGTGAAAAACCGGTATACGAATCCGGAAAAGCTGTTTGCCATGGGCGGAAGTGCCGGAGGCTTGCTCATGGGCGTTGTTGCCAACACCCGGCCCGATTTGTACAAGGGAATTATTGCTGCTGTTCCGTTTGTGGATGTGGTTTCGACCATGCTCGACGACTCGATACCGCTAACGACCAGCGAGTTTGACGAATGGGGTGATCCCCGCGACAAACAATATTACGAATACATTCTCTCCTACTCTCCCTACGACCAGGTGAAAGCGCAAAACTACCCGGCAATGCTGGTTACCACTGGCTTTCACGACTCGCAGGTGCAATACTGGGAACCTGTAAAATGGGTCGCTAAACTGCGGGCCATGAAAACCGACAGAAATCCGTTGTTGCTGCAGATTTTCATGGACTCAGGCCATTTCGGTGCTTCAGGACGCTATCAGTATATCCTGGAAATCGTTCAGGAATACGCCTTCATTTTCGACCAACTGGGATTGACTGAATAA
- a CDS encoding HupE/UreJ family protein, producing the protein MSTFHLYLKLGFEHIINWHGYDHIVFVLALCAAYQWADLKRLLILITAFTLGHSVTLALSTLQLVNISSALIEFLIPVTILLTALSNLRQIDRRQYYLLYVVVLFFGLIHGLGFSNYLKELLGQESNIVGPLLAFNLGLEFGQLLILSVYFLLTGLITKVIRYEHLKLKIFISGAAAGIAVSILLTHQYLSL; encoded by the coding sequence ATGAGTACCTTTCATCTCTATCTAAAGCTTGGCTTCGAGCATATCATCAACTGGCACGGCTACGATCACATTGTATTTGTGTTGGCTTTGTGCGCAGCCTACCAGTGGGCAGATTTGAAACGTTTGCTGATTTTGATCACGGCTTTCACGCTTGGACATTCCGTAACGCTCGCTTTGTCAACACTGCAGCTTGTGAATATCTCTTCGGCACTAATCGAATTCCTGATTCCGGTGACTATTTTGTTGACAGCCCTGAGCAATCTTCGACAGATTGACCGGCGTCAATATTACTTGCTGTATGTTGTGGTTTTGTTTTTCGGCTTGATTCACGGGCTGGGTTTCTCCAATTACCTGAAGGAGTTGCTGGGGCAGGAGAGTAACATCGTGGGGCCTTTGCTCGCTTTTAACCTTGGGCTTGAATTTGGTCAGCTTTTGATTCTGTCAGTCTATTTTTTGCTTACCGGCTTAATCACGAAAGTAATCCGATACGAACACTTGAAATTAAAGATCTTTATCTCGGGAGCGGCCGCGGGAATAGCGGTGAGTATCCTGTTGACACATCAATATTTGTCATTGTAA